In Veillonella criceti, one DNA window encodes the following:
- a CDS encoding DUF5906 domain-containing protein, protein MLTELLGHWNVGNTPLNKYGGRFELAGMEYIAVNIGDDISDKALLETDNLKKLVSGDPVKVEQKGKQGYVIYPTCKHIFSANTMPRVVDTSGGMKGVLWLFHSMQI, encoded by the coding sequence TTGCTAACGGAATTATTAGGGCATTGGAATGTAGGCAATACGCCACTAAATAAATACGGTGGGCGCTTTGAGTTAGCCGGTATGGAATATATAGCTGTTAATATAGGCGATGACATAAGCGATAAGGCGCTATTAGAAACAGATAACCTAAAGAAATTAGTTAGTGGTGACCCTGTCAAGGTAGAGCAGAAAGGAAAACAAGGATATGTTATATATCCAACATGTAAGCATATATTTAGTGCGAACACTATGCCTAGGGTTGTAGATACAAGCGGGGGCATGAAAGGCGTTTTGTGGCTATTCCATTCAATGCAGATTTAA